From Microbacterium pseudoresistens, the proteins below share one genomic window:
- a CDS encoding DUF3039 domain-containing protein yields the protein MSTPSDAPDQGGVATLDRELEQLLEEELQEPGDHERFSHYVKKEKILESALTGKPVRALCGKKWTPGRDPEKFPVCPTCKEIYESMMG from the coding sequence ATGAGCACTCCGTCGGATGCCCCCGATCAGGGCGGCGTGGCCACCCTCGACCGCGAGCTCGAGCAGCTTCTCGAAGAAGAGCTGCAGGAGCCGGGAGACCACGAGCGGTTCTCGCACTATGTCAAGAAGGAGAAGATCCTCGAATCGGCGCTCACCGGAAAGCCGGTGCGGGCGCTGTGCGGCAAGAAGTGGACGCCCGGGCGCGATCCCGAGAAGTTCCCCGTCTGCCCCACGTGCAAGGAGATCTACGAGTCCATGATGGGCTGA
- a CDS encoding NTP transferase domain-containing protein → MTLQTIILAAGMGSRLGRALPKPLTELSDGRSIMQQQHDNIRAAFGSDVRITSVVGYRAESIVEAFPRVNYVHNERYDETNTSKSLLRGLAATGKSGVLWMNGDVVFDPRVLGRAIEFIDRDQSFVTVNTSKVSDEEVKYTISAEGFIKELSKTVVGGIGEAVGINYISSKDKAAFMRQLQRVDDQDYFERGLELAIAENGLLLEPMDISDLYAVEVDFAEDLERANLFV, encoded by the coding sequence GTGACTCTTCAGACCATCATTCTCGCTGCGGGCATGGGCTCGCGGCTCGGCCGCGCCCTGCCGAAGCCGCTGACCGAGTTGAGCGACGGCCGCTCGATCATGCAGCAGCAGCACGACAACATCCGCGCGGCGTTCGGCAGCGACGTCCGCATCACGAGCGTCGTCGGCTACCGCGCCGAGAGCATCGTCGAAGCCTTCCCTCGCGTCAACTACGTGCACAACGAGCGCTACGACGAGACCAACACGTCCAAGAGCCTGCTGCGTGGCCTCGCCGCGACGGGCAAGAGCGGCGTGCTCTGGATGAACGGCGATGTCGTGTTCGACCCGCGCGTGCTCGGCCGTGCGATCGAGTTCATCGATCGCGATCAGTCCTTCGTCACCGTCAACACCTCCAAGGTGAGCGACGAAGAGGTGAAGTACACCATCAGCGCCGAGGGCTTCATCAAGGAGCTGTCCAAGACCGTCGTCGGCGGCATCGGCGAGGCCGTGGGCATCAACTACATCTCGTCGAAGGACAAGGCCGCCTTCATGCGCCAGCTGCAGCGAGTCGACGACCAGGACTACTTCGAGCGCGGTCTCGAACTGGCGATCGCCGAGAACGGTCTGCTGCTCGAGCCGATGGACATCTCCGACCTGTACGCGGTCGAGGTGGACTTCGCCGAAGACCTGGAGCGTGCGAACCTCTTCGTCTGA
- a CDS encoding ABC transporter ATP-binding protein — MATLAAARAEAPATEEAVAEPAVVDQDDAVTEEALREPATAVVRRGDLIAPPPEAEEGTEHALVIRDLVKVFGDTRAVDGIDLTVPAGSFYGIVGPNGAGKTTTLSIVAGLLRSDSGSVSICGVDQSADPRGAKKLMGVLPDRLRTFDRLTGRQLLHYYGLLRGLPAEVVETRTVDLARAFDLTSALGRVVSDYSAGMTKKIMLAGAMIHSPRVLVLDEPFEAVDPVSSGVILDILHAYVDHGGTVILSSHGMDLVERVCARIAIIVGGEVLAEGTIDQVRAGQTLEQRFVELSGGIAEVEGLEWLHAFSD, encoded by the coding sequence GTGGCAACGCTCGCCGCGGCCAGGGCCGAAGCACCCGCAACCGAAGAAGCCGTGGCCGAACCCGCCGTGGTGGATCAAGATGATGCTGTGACCGAAGAAGCGCTGCGGGAGCCGGCCACGGCGGTGGTGCGCCGAGGCGATCTCATCGCGCCTCCGCCCGAGGCCGAGGAGGGCACCGAGCACGCGCTCGTCATCCGCGACCTCGTGAAGGTCTTCGGCGACACGCGTGCCGTCGACGGCATCGACCTCACCGTGCCCGCCGGCTCGTTCTACGGCATCGTCGGGCCGAACGGGGCGGGCAAGACGACCACCCTCTCCATCGTCGCAGGGCTCCTGCGCAGCGACTCGGGCTCGGTCAGCATCTGCGGCGTGGATCAGTCCGCCGACCCCCGCGGTGCCAAGAAGCTCATGGGAGTACTGCCCGACCGGCTGCGTACGTTCGATCGACTCACCGGCCGCCAGCTGCTGCACTACTACGGTCTGCTGCGCGGACTGCCGGCCGAGGTCGTCGAGACGCGGACCGTCGACCTCGCCCGCGCCTTCGACCTCACGTCCGCGCTGGGCCGGGTGGTCTCCGACTATTCCGCAGGAATGACGAAGAAGATCATGCTCGCGGGTGCCATGATCCATTCGCCGCGGGTGCTCGTGCTCGACGAGCCGTTCGAGGCCGTCGACCCCGTCTCGTCGGGTGTGATCCTCGACATCCTGCACGCCTATGTGGATCACGGCGGCACAGTCATCCTCTCCAGTCACGGGATGGATCTGGTGGAGCGCGTGTGCGCCCGCATCGCGATCATCGTCGGGGGAGAGGTTCTCGCCGAGGGGACCATCGATCAGGTGCGCGCGGGACAGACGCTCGAGCAGCGCTTCGTGGAGCTGTCCGGCGGCATCGCCGAGGTGGAGGGGCTCGAGTGGTTGCACGCGTTCTCCGACTGA
- a CDS encoding CDP-glycerol glycerophosphotransferase family protein: protein MGVVSDARKAYRLLRRALRSRSAVQRVRRTLAALPPHPSDHFQIAVYFADGAVNMYQIRQWYKPLAELAKRWPVVVLSRSATGAEALIAEDAPPVAFVPTVRDLERYIATQDIRIVLYVNQNTRNFQMFRYGRRWHVFINHGESDKMYMTTNQYKAYDYALIAGRAALDRLSRVLWDYDLEARTIEIGRPQADHYSGAAPFEADDRTVVLYAPTWEGDRPAAHYGSVRTHGETLVQALLATGEHRIIYRPHPRSGAVDPEYGEANRRIIAALAAANAADASAHHVFDDGPELGWQLAIADVAVVDISAMVYDRLAVGKPLFITRPADERASIDTGGYLSACEWLYAADAGDIVAEVERVRSDEQTVQRLQTWVQHYFGDTTPGAATAKFHGAIERLMAEWQRWHLRDTAEADADDEDDDERENEDDADPGMS, encoded by the coding sequence ATGGGTGTCGTCTCGGATGCGCGCAAGGCCTATCGGCTGCTTCGTCGGGCGCTGCGCTCGCGCTCGGCGGTGCAGCGCGTGCGTCGCACGCTCGCTGCCCTTCCGCCGCATCCGAGCGATCATTTCCAGATCGCCGTGTACTTCGCCGACGGCGCGGTGAACATGTATCAGATCCGGCAGTGGTACAAGCCGTTGGCGGAGCTGGCCAAGCGGTGGCCCGTCGTCGTGCTCTCGCGGTCGGCGACGGGGGCGGAGGCGCTCATCGCCGAAGACGCGCCGCCGGTCGCCTTCGTGCCGACCGTGCGCGACCTCGAGCGCTACATCGCCACGCAGGACATCCGCATCGTGCTGTACGTCAACCAGAACACCCGCAACTTCCAGATGTTCCGGTACGGCCGGCGCTGGCACGTGTTCATCAACCACGGCGAGTCCGACAAGATGTACATGACCACGAACCAGTACAAGGCGTACGACTACGCCCTGATCGCGGGTCGGGCCGCGCTCGACCGCCTGTCGCGCGTGCTGTGGGACTACGACCTCGAGGCGCGCACGATCGAGATCGGCAGACCCCAGGCCGATCATTACTCGGGGGCAGCGCCGTTCGAGGCCGATGATCGCACCGTCGTGCTCTACGCGCCCACGTGGGAGGGCGACCGGCCCGCGGCGCACTACGGATCCGTGCGCACACACGGAGAGACGCTCGTCCAGGCGCTGCTGGCGACCGGAGAACACCGGATCATCTACCGACCACATCCCCGCAGCGGCGCGGTCGATCCGGAGTACGGCGAGGCGAACCGGCGCATCATCGCCGCGCTCGCGGCGGCGAACGCCGCGGATGCGTCGGCGCACCACGTCTTCGACGACGGGCCCGAACTCGGCTGGCAGCTCGCCATCGCCGACGTGGCGGTGGTCGACATCTCGGCGATGGTCTACGACCGGCTCGCCGTGGGCAAGCCGCTGTTCATCACCAGGCCGGCCGACGAACGGGCATCCATCGACACGGGCGGATACCTGTCTGCCTGCGAATGGCTCTATGCGGCGGATGCGGGCGATATCGTCGCCGAGGTCGAGCGGGTGCGCAGTGACGAGCAGACCGTGCAGCGGCTGCAGACCTGGGTGCAGCACTATTTCGGCGATACCACTCCGGGAGCGGCCACGGCGAAATTCCACGGCGCGATCGAACGCCTCATGGCCGAGTGGCAGCGCTGGCACCTCCGCGATACCGCCGAGGCCGACGCAGACGACGAAGACGACGACGAGCGCGAGAACGAGGACGACGCCGATCCCGGCATGAGCTGA
- a CDS encoding glycosyltransferase family 2 protein: protein MDENGTAEPPGVSFVMPVLNERAYLEHAVASVLEQDVSGPMELVLALGPSTDGTTELAESLAAAEPRVRIVHNPAAHIPVGLNAAIRASRYPIVIRVDAHSELSSGYAHRAIDTLARTGSANVGGVMRADGRTPFQSAVARAYNSPVGLGGGAYHSGTHEGPAESAYLGVMRRAVLDEVGLFDESVRRGEDWELNLRIRRAGHTVWFDPALAVTYWPRESWIRLARQFRATGAWRGELVRRYPRGNGIRYFAPPALVLVVALAIVIAVLQLTGVLHGIAGLIASLIYLPLLVYIVLVVAMAAAPGRRGDPPRSLRERIWTLAVLPTMHLSWGVGFVAGVLRGARDTVDASRLGTRNTPLP from the coding sequence ATGGATGAGAACGGCACCGCCGAGCCCCCCGGAGTGTCGTTCGTGATGCCGGTGCTCAACGAGCGCGCATACCTCGAACACGCGGTCGCCTCGGTGCTGGAACAGGACGTCTCGGGCCCCATGGAGCTTGTTCTCGCGCTCGGACCGTCCACCGACGGCACGACGGAGCTCGCCGAGTCGCTCGCCGCCGCGGAACCGCGCGTGCGCATCGTGCACAATCCGGCGGCCCATATCCCCGTCGGACTGAACGCCGCCATCCGTGCAAGTCGATATCCGATCGTGATCCGCGTCGATGCGCATTCGGAACTCTCGTCCGGATACGCGCATCGCGCGATCGACACGCTCGCCCGCACGGGCTCGGCGAACGTCGGCGGCGTGATGCGCGCCGACGGGCGCACCCCGTTCCAGAGCGCGGTCGCCCGCGCCTACAACTCCCCCGTCGGCCTGGGCGGCGGCGCGTACCACAGCGGTACGCACGAGGGCCCCGCGGAGTCCGCCTACCTCGGCGTGATGCGCCGGGCGGTGCTCGACGAGGTCGGCCTGTTCGACGAGAGCGTCCGCCGCGGCGAAGACTGGGAGCTGAACCTGCGCATCCGCCGCGCGGGGCACACCGTGTGGTTCGATCCGGCGCTTGCCGTGACCTACTGGCCGCGCGAGAGCTGGATCCGGCTGGCGCGGCAGTTCCGCGCCACCGGCGCCTGGCGCGGAGAACTGGTGCGCCGCTACCCGCGCGGCAACGGCATCCGCTACTTCGCCCCGCCCGCCCTCGTGCTCGTCGTCGCCCTCGCCATCGTGATCGCCGTGCTGCAGCTCACGGGGGTGCTGCACGGCATCGCCGGGCTCATCGCCTCGCTGATCTATCTGCCCCTGCTCGTCTACATCGTGCTCGTCGTGGCGATGGCAGCGGCGCCGGGACGCCGCGGCGATCCGCCGCGAAGCCTGCGCGAACGCATCTGGACGCTGGCCGTGCTGCCCACGATGCACTTGTCGTGGGGCGTCGGCTTCGTCGCCGGCGTGCTGCGCGGTGCGCGCGACACCGTGGATGCGTCGCGCCTGGGCACACGAAACACCCCGCTGCCGTAG
- a CDS encoding nicotinate phosphoribosyltransferase — translation MTGSTGLMTDRYELTMLEAALRDGTAARPSVFELFSRRLSGGRRFGVVAGTGRLLSLLRDFRFGDDELRFLRDEKVVDAQTLRYLADYRFTGTIRGYREGELYFPGSPVLTVEGTFGDAVILETLALSVLNHDSAVATAAARMSIAAGDRPLAEMGSRRAGEDSAVAAARAAYLAGFDATSNLEAGRRWGIPTMGTAAHSWTLLHDSEEDAFRAQVDALGAETTLLIDTYDIRRGVETAIRVAGTELGGVRIDSGDLPIVAGEVRAQLDELGATGTKITVTSDLDEYAIAALAASPVDSYGVGTSVVTGSGYPTAGMVYKLVARRSPDDGWVAVAKVSENKASRGGRKAAFRTVHDGTAQDETVVVSDGFEDVAEPVAHPDGRPLQVVLVDRGEIDTAHEGAAGTEAARAHHLRVREELPVRALALSKSDPAIPTLFVDAG, via the coding sequence ATGACGGGTTCGACCGGGCTGATGACCGACCGCTACGAGCTGACGATGCTGGAGGCGGCGCTGCGAGACGGCACGGCCGCACGACCATCGGTATTCGAGCTGTTCTCACGGCGGCTGTCGGGTGGGAGGCGCTTCGGCGTCGTGGCGGGCACGGGACGCCTGCTCTCGCTGCTGCGCGACTTCCGCTTCGGAGACGACGAGCTGCGCTTCCTCCGCGATGAGAAGGTCGTCGACGCACAGACTCTGCGGTACCTGGCGGACTACCGGTTCACGGGCACCATCCGCGGGTACCGCGAGGGCGAGCTGTACTTCCCCGGTTCACCCGTGCTCACCGTCGAGGGCACGTTCGGCGACGCCGTGATCCTGGAGACCCTCGCCCTGAGCGTGCTCAACCACGACTCGGCAGTGGCGACGGCCGCGGCGCGCATGTCGATCGCCGCCGGAGACCGGCCCCTGGCCGAGATGGGCTCGCGGCGCGCCGGCGAGGATTCGGCCGTCGCGGCGGCGCGGGCGGCGTACCTGGCCGGCTTCGATGCGACGAGCAACCTGGAGGCGGGCCGGCGCTGGGGCATCCCGACGATGGGGACGGCCGCGCACTCGTGGACGCTGCTGCACGACAGCGAAGAAGATGCCTTCCGCGCGCAGGTCGATGCGCTCGGCGCGGAGACTACCCTCCTCATCGACACCTACGACATCCGTCGCGGAGTGGAGACGGCGATCCGCGTCGCCGGCACCGAGCTGGGCGGGGTGCGCATCGACTCCGGAGACCTGCCGATCGTCGCCGGCGAGGTGCGGGCGCAGCTGGACGAGCTCGGTGCCACCGGCACGAAGATCACCGTGACCAGCGACCTCGACGAGTACGCCATCGCGGCGCTGGCTGCCTCTCCCGTCGACTCGTACGGCGTGGGCACCTCCGTGGTCACCGGCTCGGGATATCCGACCGCCGGAATGGTCTACAAACTCGTCGCCCGCCGGAGTCCCGACGACGGTTGGGTCGCCGTGGCGAAGGTCTCCGAGAACAAGGCCTCCCGCGGCGGGCGCAAAGCCGCCTTCCGCACGGTGCACGACGGGACGGCGCAGGACGAGACCGTCGTCGTGTCCGACGGGTTCGAAGACGTCGCCGAACCCGTCGCGCATCCGGATGGTCGCCCGCTGCAGGTCGTGCTCGTCGATCGGGGCGAGATCGACACCGCTCATGAAGGCGCCGCCGGCACCGAGGCGGCGCGAGCGCATCACCTCCGCGTGCGCGAGGAGCTGCCGGTGCGCGCCCTGGCGCTCAGCAAGTCGGATCCGGCGATCCCGACGCTGTTCGTCGACGCAGGCTGA
- a CDS encoding CDP-glycerol glycerophosphotransferase family protein: protein MTSILIDEEKETFVVSGTGARPTGGALLGPRAGVSARITGGGRTWKATFPLRVARWGGAELPLPSGEYALSVAGEDLSSLALAPTLLPTLRAEVSGGAVRISPPIDPVHETPEGRLALEGRYAAQPGATENAVFFESFYGQSTGCNPGAIDRELAARAPGITRYWSVVDLSVPVPDGAIAVVEDSPEWWRARGAARLLVVNDWLRRRFVRKDGQQVLQTWHGTPLKRLALHRPGFNPRRALAVFREARRWDALLAQNPYAARVLRKAYAFLQRPIWVDGYPRNDVLVAGDAEAVRRALGIGADETVLLYAPTWRDDRAEIVDFVDPEELARRADAVVLVRGHSRTLRPGQDQSGARVIDVTGYPDTGELLLAADALITDYSSVMFDFSVTGKPMYFLVPDLEHYRGELRGFYFDLAERAPGPLVRTQDELLAALSDTDAVGRYAQRYVEWREQFNGRDDGHAAERVVSRILDQGFVDA, encoded by the coding sequence ATGACGAGCATCCTCATCGACGAGGAGAAGGAGACGTTCGTCGTCTCCGGCACCGGCGCGCGGCCGACCGGCGGTGCGCTCCTGGGTCCGCGTGCCGGTGTCTCCGCGCGGATCACCGGCGGAGGACGCACCTGGAAGGCGACCTTCCCTCTTCGGGTGGCGCGCTGGGGCGGGGCGGAGCTTCCGCTGCCCTCGGGCGAGTACGCCCTGAGCGTTGCCGGCGAGGACCTGTCGTCGCTCGCGCTCGCACCGACCTTGCTGCCCACGCTCAGAGCCGAGGTGTCGGGCGGTGCCGTGCGGATCTCGCCGCCCATCGACCCCGTGCACGAGACGCCCGAGGGACGGCTGGCCCTCGAGGGTCGCTACGCGGCGCAGCCGGGTGCCACGGAGAACGCCGTGTTCTTCGAGAGCTTCTACGGGCAGAGCACCGGCTGCAACCCCGGTGCGATCGATCGCGAGCTCGCGGCGCGCGCGCCCGGGATCACCCGGTATTGGAGCGTCGTCGACCTGTCGGTGCCGGTTCCCGACGGTGCGATCGCCGTGGTGGAGGATTCACCCGAATGGTGGCGGGCGCGGGGAGCAGCCCGTCTGCTCGTCGTCAACGACTGGCTGCGCCGCCGGTTCGTGCGCAAAGACGGCCAGCAGGTGCTGCAGACCTGGCACGGCACGCCGCTCAAGCGCCTCGCGCTGCACCGGCCCGGCTTCAATCCGCGCCGCGCGCTGGCGGTGTTCCGCGAAGCGCGGCGATGGGATGCGCTGCTCGCGCAGAACCCGTACGCCGCGCGTGTGCTGCGCAAGGCGTACGCGTTCCTGCAGCGACCGATCTGGGTCGACGGCTATCCGCGCAACGACGTGCTGGTCGCGGGGGATGCGGAGGCTGTGCGCCGCGCGCTGGGGATCGGCGCCGACGAAACGGTGCTTCTGTACGCGCCGACCTGGCGTGACGACCGCGCCGAGATCGTCGACTTCGTCGATCCGGAAGAGCTGGCGCGCCGTGCCGACGCCGTCGTGCTCGTACGCGGGCACTCGCGCACGCTCAGGCCCGGCCAGGACCAGTCCGGCGCGCGGGTGATCGACGTCACCGGCTACCCCGATACCGGGGAGCTGCTGCTGGCGGCCGACGCGCTCATCACCGATTACTCCTCGGTGATGTTCGACTTCAGCGTCACCGGCAAGCCGATGTACTTCCTCGTGCCCGACCTCGAGCACTACCGCGGCGAGCTGCGCGGCTTCTACTTCGACCTCGCCGAGCGCGCCCCCGGCCCGCTCGTACGGACGCAGGACGAACTGCTCGCAGCCCTCTCCGACACGGATGCCGTGGGCCGGTACGCGCAGCGCTACGTCGAGTGGCGCGAGCAGTTCAACGGCAGAGACGACGGGCACGCGGCCGAACGGGTCGTCTCGCGCATCCTCGACCAGGGATTCGTCGACGCCTGA
- a CDS encoding S1C family serine protease, protein MNEQTPRPDSGAGHDVPEAFSSSAPASTPQASTPRIPTSETPDASATAETTPLPDPAFTPPAAPYAAPSTDAYAGASAFGPAAQPGAHDTVAAAPTEKKARVGAGKVTAIMVAAALVGGAAGVGGTVLGSSWTQQSTSTPAAGPSTVTVNNPESVSEATAIATKTVPSVVTIEVSGGSAGGSGSGVVLDDKGHILTNAHVVTLDGQVADPAIRVTTSDGRLMNATVVGIDPVYDLAVIQVEDGSDLTPIEFADSSDLNVGSLTVAVGAPLGLSNSVTTGIVSALNRSIQIQSSALPDESNAQGDGEQPPQDENQQPFQFDLPGRSQGSQSQESISISVIQTDAAINPGNSGGALVNSKGELIGINVAIASAGSSSSEQSGSIGVGFAIPSDVAKRVSSEIIENGEATHGLLGATVQPASALENASVVGAAIKEISDGGAAQKAGLQAGDIVTEFNGAPITDSIDLTAQVRAAAAGSDVEITIVRNGKTQTVTATLGSLVL, encoded by the coding sequence ATGAACGAACAGACCCCCCGCCCCGATTCCGGTGCCGGTCACGACGTCCCCGAGGCATTCTCCTCGAGCGCCCCGGCCTCGACCCCCCAGGCCTCGACCCCCCGGATCCCGACCAGCGAGACCCCGGATGCCTCGGCAACGGCGGAGACGACGCCGCTGCCCGACCCAGCTTTCACGCCGCCGGCCGCGCCGTACGCAGCGCCGAGCACCGACGCGTACGCCGGAGCGTCCGCCTTCGGCCCCGCCGCCCAGCCCGGCGCGCACGACACCGTCGCCGCGGCTCCCACTGAGAAGAAGGCCCGCGTGGGTGCGGGCAAGGTCACCGCGATCATGGTCGCCGCGGCCCTCGTCGGAGGTGCGGCCGGCGTCGGCGGTACCGTGCTCGGCTCGTCGTGGACGCAGCAGAGCACATCGACCCCGGCGGCGGGCCCCTCGACGGTCACCGTGAACAACCCCGAGTCGGTCTCCGAGGCCACCGCCATCGCCACCAAGACCGTGCCCTCCGTCGTCACGATCGAGGTCTCCGGCGGATCCGCCGGGGGGAGCGGATCGGGCGTCGTGCTCGACGACAAGGGTCACATCCTCACCAACGCCCACGTCGTCACGCTCGACGGACAGGTCGCCGACCCCGCCATCCGCGTCACGACCTCCGACGGGCGGCTCATGAACGCCACCGTCGTCGGCATCGACCCCGTGTACGACCTCGCCGTCATCCAGGTCGAAGACGGTTCCGACCTCACCCCGATCGAGTTCGCCGACTCGTCCGACCTCAACGTCGGCTCGCTCACTGTCGCCGTGGGCGCCCCGCTGGGGCTGTCCAATTCGGTCACCACGGGCATCGTCAGTGCGCTGAACCGCAGCATCCAGATCCAGTCGTCGGCGCTGCCGGACGAGAGCAACGCGCAGGGCGACGGCGAGCAGCCGCCGCAGGACGAGAACCAGCAGCCGTTCCAGTTCGACCTTCCCGGCCGTTCGCAGGGCTCACAGTCGCAGGAGAGCATCTCGATCTCGGTGATCCAGACCGATGCGGCGATCAACCCCGGCAACTCCGGTGGCGCCCTCGTGAACAGCAAGGGCGAGCTGATCGGCATCAATGTCGCGATCGCCAGCGCGGGCAGTTCCTCGTCCGAGCAGTCCGGCAGCATCGGCGTCGGCTTCGCGATCCCGTCCGATGTCGCCAAGCGCGTCTCGAGCGAGATCATCGAGAACGGCGAGGCCACGCACGGCCTGCTCGGCGCGACCGTGCAGCCGGCGAGCGCGCTGGAGAACGCCTCGGTCGTCGGCGCGGCGATCAAGGAGATCAGCGACGGCGGAGCCGCGCAGAAGGCGGGCCTGCAGGCGGGTGACATCGTCACCGAGTTCAACGGCGCCCCGATCACCGACTCGATCGACCTGACCGCCCAGGTGCGCGCCGCCGCGGCGGGCAGCGACGTGGAGATCACGATCGTGCGCAACGGCAAGACGCAGACGGTCACGGCGACGCTCGGGTCGCTCGTCCTGTGA
- a CDS encoding CDP-glycerol glycerophosphotransferase family protein produces MASFSFRAGNAGKLLRAPLYAAGRVANAVIPRGERWVFGCGAGIGDGALALYALARDEGHDVLWLTASADEARASFGDIRTVPKDSIRGWWATARAGVVVVTHGLGDVNRYASSGALLVQLWHGIPLKRIGLDSPATVQAPILAGFAPMQRLLGFLYRRAQSAIRLLPAASDRSRGRLESAFGLGVEQVLVTGEPRVDVLSQGDPATRRAQAVERRDVAVGPLPEGARAVLYAPTWRDGAPDPAIPSAAEWERIEAVLDEQNAVLLVRSHPLGEGEYRPPSGSERVRLIGASVFTDITPVLPAVDVLITDYSSLLYDVGLLEMPVVPLAPDVEEYARTRGFYGRYEDVAGTDFARDWTTAAAHLRDVLADPAVFAARSRRSGNLSAQMHAHRDGRNTRRVYDAILRRGAPAPKGRA; encoded by the coding sequence GTGGCGTCCTTCTCTTTCCGCGCGGGCAACGCCGGCAAGCTGCTGCGGGCCCCGCTGTACGCCGCGGGCCGCGTCGCGAACGCCGTCATCCCGCGCGGCGAGCGGTGGGTGTTCGGATGTGGCGCAGGGATCGGCGACGGCGCGCTCGCCCTGTACGCGCTCGCTCGCGACGAGGGCCACGACGTGCTGTGGCTCACCGCATCGGCAGACGAGGCGCGCGCCTCGTTCGGCGACATCCGCACGGTGCCGAAGGACAGCATCCGCGGCTGGTGGGCGACGGCCCGCGCGGGCGTCGTCGTCGTCACGCACGGCCTGGGCGATGTGAACCGCTACGCCTCATCGGGGGCGCTGCTCGTGCAGCTGTGGCACGGCATCCCGCTCAAGCGCATCGGGCTGGACTCTCCGGCGACGGTGCAGGCGCCGATCCTCGCCGGCTTCGCGCCGATGCAACGACTGCTGGGCTTTCTGTACCGGCGCGCGCAGAGCGCCATCCGCCTCCTTCCCGCCGCATCCGACCGTTCCCGAGGGCGGCTCGAATCGGCGTTCGGGCTGGGCGTCGAGCAGGTTCTGGTCACGGGCGAGCCCCGCGTCGACGTGCTCTCGCAGGGTGACCCCGCGACGCGTCGCGCCCAAGCGGTCGAGCGCAGGGATGTCGCGGTCGGCCCGTTGCCCGAGGGCGCCCGCGCTGTGCTCTACGCGCCCACCTGGCGCGACGGCGCCCCCGATCCGGCGATCCCGTCGGCTGCGGAATGGGAGCGGATCGAGGCGGTGCTCGACGAGCAGAACGCTGTGCTCCTCGTGCGCTCGCACCCGCTCGGCGAGGGCGAGTACCGTCCGCCGAGCGGCTCGGAGCGGGTGCGTCTGATCGGAGCATCCGTCTTCACGGACATCACACCGGTACTGCCCGCGGTCGACGTGCTCATCACCGACTACTCCTCGCTGCTGTACGACGTGGGGCTGCTCGAGATGCCCGTCGTGCCGCTCGCCCCCGACGTCGAGGAGTACGCCCGTACGCGTGGATTCTACGGGCGCTACGAAGACGTCGCGGGTACGGACTTCGCCCGCGACTGGACGACGGCCGCAGCGCACCTGCGCGACGTGCTGGCCGATCCGGCGGTGTTCGCGGCGCGGTCGCGCCGATCGGGTAACCTGAGCGCCCAGATGCATGCGCATCGGGACGGGCGCAACACTCGCCGTGTCTACGACGCCATCCTCAGGCGGGGAGCACCCGCACCGAAGGGAAGAGCATGA